The stretch of DNA agagaaaggggGTGAGTCCAGAAGCAGAAAGCCTCTACTTACTAACTCACAATAGAGGCTTGTCCAATATTAAACAATAACACTACGCTTTGCTGTTGTTTTAGCTGCAAGGCTGGGTATGCAATTCGCTGCAACTGTTCCAACAGCTTAAGTACGCTACAACTGAAAAAAGTAGTAGTTGGGTCCCAAACAAAtagcaaagatttaaaaagatgcaAGCAGAAGCCTCACCATCAGAAAAGAAGACCCACGAACACCTCTTCCAAGAAacacttcccttcccccacctttaaGTAGGCACTTAAGACTGCCAAGCAGATCCATTCCTTTATTAACTGGTGTCCACTTGGGGCAACCGTACAACAAGCAGCTCTTAGGCCTACTCTAACCCCTTCCAAAAGTGCTCAAGTGAGGCTGAAGGCCGGAGAAACAGTCTTAGGGGCCCAGTTCTTCCAGCTCTTCTCCACTCTGCCCTGGTAGGTGCTCCATGGGCCAGAGGAGTAACACCGGGGCCAGGACCGGCAGGAACTGCGTCCAAGAGAGAAGTCTTAGGCGGCCGGAGGCCTCCGCCATAGCAGGACCTGGAAAGCACCGCCTCCAGCGCACCTCCCCACACCCGGCAAATGTCTGCTCTACCCCCAGCAGGGGCAGCGGAGGAGACAGGGCTGGGAGGTACCGGGCTGAGCTGAGCACCAGGCCCAGGCCTGCCCCTCGGGACCGCGCGAGCAGCACGAATCCGCTCCTGGGTCCAGACCGATCAAGCAGGCGTGGGGGCCACTCTCACCTGGATGACCTCGTTGACCTCCCGGATACATTCCACCATGTGTTGCAGAATCTGCTCGGCTGTGAGCACCTCGTAGCGGTAATCCTCCTCCTGCTCGTGCCCCgacccgccgccgccgccgccactgccgccgccgccgccgccgggcccCAGAGCACTGCCGCCGCCACCGCCCGTCTCCCCGCCCAGCAGTCCGTCCCGCTCCCCGCCGACGCCCAGCTCAGGCTCCACCAGCTCCACCTCGCCCAGATCCAGGTTATCATCGTCCGgctcgtcgtcgtcgtcgtcctcctcctcctcggcgcCGCTGTCCTCCTCGCTGCACTCTTCGTCCTCGTCGAACTCGTAGTTGTACCCCTCGTCCGAGTCCATGGCGCGACGCGCGGGGGCCCGGCAGACGCTGGCCCTAAGGCGGGGAGAGGGCGGGGACGCCGAGGCCCCGGCTCTCGCTCCGGCTCCGGCTGATGTCCGGACGCAGGCCTGGCTCCGGCCCCGCGGGCCGCAGCTCCTCCCCGGGCGCGGCGGTTGGCGGTTGGCGGCTGGCGGCGGCGGGGAGGGcgcggaggagggagggagggagcgaggggGCCGCTCGTCGCCCGCCTCAATCAGACGCGGCTCCGCACCGGCCTCGGAGAGAAAACAGTCCCCAGCGCCACCTCCACGGCCGCTGCTACCGCTACTGAGCCAACAAAGGGGCGTGCGTCACCGCGTCGCGCTGCGTCGTGGCGTCACTGTTCTTGGCGTCACCGCGCCCCGCCCCTCGGCCCCTGTGTGGAGTGCGGGGAGACCCCACGGCCGGGGCTGGCCCTGGGAGCCAGGCGCCGCGGGAATCGCCGCCTGGGTTCCCGCTGCGTTCGCTGTTCGGACGGACGCTGGCCGACACCAGCTGACAGTGTACTTGAGGAGGCTGTGGCCTCCTGGTCACCGAGAGGGGGCCCTTAGGCCGCCCCGGGAGTGGTTTTGCCACTGGCTATGGGGATCCAGCCATTCGCGCAAACCAATGGGGAAGGCGGCCTTCCCACCGGGCAGTAAAGACCCTTCCCGCCCAACCTGGAGTAATTCCAGGAAGACCTTGGATGTTGAGCTAATATTCCTGTTGCCTGGGCTACTCAGAGGATTCTGTTTTATGCAGAACCTCTCAGCCACGCAGCAGGTGTTCTCGTTTTAAGTAATTCACTTGACTCTGTGCCCTGGTACAGACGTGCTGTGATTTAAGTCGCCTGTAGTGACGTCATTTAAAAGAAGCGGTCTCTAAACTCCGCTCATTAAGCGCCTATTCAAGGCCAGAACATTGGCAAAGTCGTGGCTTGCCTTAGTTGAGCACTGTGTAAGATCTATAATCTATAATCTATACGTAtgaattataatattaatatataatacaaCATATTAAATATGTAATGTTTTTTCTCATCGTCACAGAGCCACAGTACCTGTGTTATGCCTGAGACTCAAAGAGGAAGAGACTTGACCAAGGCCACAGAACACTTGCCCTATTTTAGACCCTGGGTGACCTTAAATATCGATCATAAAAACACTTTATAACGTATAGTATGTATTATATACTGCATTGTATATAAAATGCATTGTAAGACAACATAAGACCGGTAAAAGAAATATCTGCAGGGACCAAATAAAGCAGAGAGATAGTGCTTGTCTTTTATCTGGAAATGTGCTGTTTGAGCTTAGTGTTGATAGATGGCTAGGAGTTTAATGGAAGGTAGGGAAGATGGTCGAGCCTGAGAAAATAACCGAATTTTGAGTTCCCtggcggtgcagcaggttaaaagtccagcattatcactgcagtggcttgggtcgctgatgtggcacgggttcaatccctggcctgggtacttgcACATGTGGAGGGCACatggcaaagagaagaaaaaggagaaggagaaaacagcaaaaacaatagCGCAGTAGGTGTAAAGTAGTTTAGTTTGAGGAAGGGCAAACGGCAAGTTAGTGGCCAGGACAGTAAGAGTAATTTATGCCATTCTAACATTAGACTTAATTCTTTGTTGGCAGAACAGGAGAACCAGAGAAATGTTCTGAAGGGAGAAGCATAAGAAAACTCCCTCTTGGGATAACTTGAATAATTGGCCAGATTGGAAATCTTTTAAAGCCCGAATCCCTAACTTACTGATAAATCTTAATGTTGAACCTACAAATTCcctttggaaatttattttgaaaagtgaaaaattccTTTACAATGTATGTTAGCCTCTACTAATTTGtccattttgtaatttcttttttagccacacctgcagcatatggaatttcccagctgcaacttcaacctatgccacagctgtggtaacagtggatccttaagccactctgctgggccagggatggatccccaGCCCTAGCAGCGACCCGAACCactgcaaagacaatgccagatccttaacctgctgtgccacagagggaacttccattttgtaatttattttttagaatcaaATTTCCTAAAGTAATCTTAGGATTTGCAAATTAAAACTTTGAAACATCAATGCTGGTAGGTCTTGGTCCTTTGGTCCTGTTTTTATTTAGCAATTATAGGTTGTTGCCACAACTGGGGCAAACTAAGGATACTAGCAACCCTTCTCTCAACCCCATCTCCATTGTTATATACCTATGGGAAAAAATCAGCCACACTTATCAGTACCCTAAACTCCTTTGCCCCATCTTTCCTTTCATCTGCTTCTACCTTGAGTGAACCCTACCATCCATATCCTCCCCTTTGGTACTGGAGCAGCTGACCACTACTGGAGAAATTTGCGTAATCACATGCATTCTGTTATTAAATTTCAATCGCCTACCACAACTGAGCTCTCAATACCACAGAGCAGTCCtgttaaatttttctaaattattctcCTACTCTAGGCAACCTTTTCAAACCTTCACCAGTTTTTCAGATCCCCAACCCTGCCCTTCCAAATCCTCTTAAAGTACATGACTTTACATAACAGAGAATTCTGAAATCATAAAGACCAATGTGACTGAAGCATACTGGGCAAAAAAGAGTGTTACTGGATAAAGTTAGAGAGGGCAGATCAGGGCAGGAGGTCAGTAGGACCTTGTAGGCTGCCTTAAGTTTACATTATTACAATGGGAAGCATTAACGTAGTTTAAGCAGAAGAGTGAAGAGTGAAACCATATGTGTGTTTTAACAACTATGGGTGCTTTGTGGGAAATGGACTATGAAAGCAGAGACCAATTGTGAGGCTCAGTAGTCAGGTGAATAATGATAATGGTTCAAGTTAGAGTTGTGACAGTGGAGATGTCCTTGCAAATAGCTAGAGTGTGAAGTTGATAGAGGAATTGAGGATGCCTACTAAATTTGCGGCTTGAGCAACTGGGTTAATGGTGGTTCCATTTACTGAAACATATTAAATTTGAAATGCTACTAGACATTGAGGTAGAGATGTTGAATAGGCAGTTCTATATTCTAATGTACAAGACTGAATCAGGTCAGAAGTTAGGGCTAGAGATAGAGTTTCACCAAAGTTTATTTCAACAATGTTGAGAAGCAGCATAGGCTAAAGTTTAAGAGGTTAGACTCTGAAGGAGACAGAGCAGAATTTACCTCTGCCCTGCTAGTTGATGTCTGTAACTTTGAACAAATTACAAAGCTTCACTTTGAAGGATTATAATTCCAGTTTTCATAGGACTATTTATGAGTAtcaaatgcctggcacatagttacGTGTTcacaaaattagaatttttaaaaagtgtgtataAGTCACCTTGtatcttttggggaaaaaaaccataGCTAATTGGATTTATAaccttttaattgatttttttgattACACAGGTATGTATATGGCCTAAGTCATCCCTGTTTTCCAGGAAAGAAAACTGGTCAGCTTGTTTCTCAAAAATCTTTTCCATAGTCTGATGACTTCTTTTTTAGTCAGTATCATGGGCAATGTCATAGTGATTCTGAATTTTGGGGTCTTGATTCATGGATTAAACCATCATAACCAGATTCTCAGCAACAATCATtccattggtatttttaaaaataccttagaATCAGATTAGTTTATAGTGCTATTAAAGGAAACCAGTATAACAACTTCTCTCTGGCCACTAATTGGCCAAGGGATGAC from Sus scrofa isolate TJ Tabasco breed Duroc chromosome 7, Sscrofa11.1, whole genome shotgun sequence encodes:
- the LOC110261568 gene encoding uncharacterized protein LOC110261568; this encodes MARRAGARQTLALRRGEGGDAEAPALAPAPADVRTQAWLRPRGPQLLPGRGGWRLAAGGGGEGAEEGGRERGGRSSPASIRRGSAPASERKQSPAPPPRPLLPLLSQQRGVRHRVALRRGVTVLGVTAPRPSAPVWSAGRPHGRGWPWEPGAAGIAAWVPAAFAVRTDAGRHQLTVYLRRLWPPGHREGALRPPREWFCHWLWGSSHSRKPMGKAAFPPGSKDPSRPTWSNSRKTLDVELIFLLPGLLRGFCFMQNLSATQQVFSF